One Aegilops tauschii subsp. strangulata cultivar AL8/78 chromosome 2, Aet v6.0, whole genome shotgun sequence genomic window, AAACCAGCGCCACCAATTGAAGATGCAAAGACATAAGGAAAACTGCTGCCATGGCAGCCGAAGGTGTCACATGGACCAATCAAAGGGGAAGAGCGCGTCATCGAACGTCCAACTCAGAATCACCAGTCAGCTCGCAAGTTCGTGGGCCCATAATGGGTTAATGCCATAAAAAGTAAGGCGTGGAACGAGCGAAGCATCCTTGGATTAGAAACGGCACGGCTGAAAACCGGCTCCACCAATTGAAGATGCAATGACATCAAGAAAAAGTGCTGCCATGGCAACCGAAGGTGCCACATGGACTTATCAAGGGGAAGGGCGTGTCATCGAACGTCCAACTCGGATTCGCCAGCCAGCTAGCAGGTTCGTGGGCCCAAAATGGGTTAATGCCATAAAAAATAAGGCGTGGAACGAGCGAAGCATCCTTAGATCAGAAACGGTACGATTGGAAACCGACGCCACCAATTGAAGATGTAACGACATCAAGGAAAGGTGCTGCCATGGCAACCGAAGGTGACACATGGACCAATTAATGGGAAGGGCGCGTCATCGAACGTCCGACTCGGATTCACGAGCCAGCTAGCAGGTTCGTGGGCCCAAAATGGGTTAACGCTATAAAAAGCAGGGCGCCGAAGGAGTGAAGCATCCTTGGATCAGAAACGGCATGACTGCTTTACTTtctgtttctttcttctttccaATTCGTATTCGAGACCTGGTGTGTGTAATCGAAAGAGAGAGAACTAGTACCTAACACCATTGTTCATGGTCCATTTCCTCCATTGGTAGCTAATTGGTTTTTTTGACAGGTACTAGCTAATTGGTGGAGGGGAACAGTGGGGTTTTCCGGAGCTTCGATGCATCTGAGGTGGGGACCTCGTCGGCGTTCCCCCCGGCTGCTAGCCCGAGGCGGCGGACTGGATCTCATCAGTGACCTCcccgacgacctcctcctcctcgtcctcgccggCCTACCCTGCGTCAGCGCCGCCGCGCGCACGGAGGTCCTCTCCCGCCGGTGGCGCAGCCTCTGGGCCCGCCTCGGCCAGATCGTCTTCAGCGACGTCCCGTTCCACTCGCTCGAAGCGGTGCTCGGCCGCTTACCTCGACCCATTCCCGTGCTTTCCCTCCTCGAAATCCGCTTCCCCAACGAGCGGCTGCCATGGCCGATCCCTGAGGAGCACCTGGTCGACGCTGCCAGCGTCAACTCGTTGCTCCGCGCCGCCGCGCGGCTCGAGCCGGAGGAGTTCGAGTTTGAGCTCCCCGCGAACTTACTCGACGGTCCGCTCATCGTTGACCTGCCTTGCTTCCACCGCGCCACCTCCATCCTGCTGGACCTTCACCCCGTCGGCGTCATCCTCCGCGTGCCAGCCGGCGTCGAGTTCCCCGCACTCGAGGAGCTGCACCTGTGGGCATGCACCGTCGACATTGACGCCTTGCTCTCCTGCTCCCCGCGCTTGCGCACGCTCTGCCTGAGTAACGTTTATTCCGACAGCGACGACGACCTTGTTGTGAGCGCCACGGTTGCGGTCAGCTCGACGTCGCTGCAGGAGCTTGTCCTACGCCAAACCGACTGGATGGATGGTGTCAACATCGTTGCGCCCGTGCTTAAGCAATTGACCGTGTCTTTTTCGGCAACTAGGCTCAACCCATTATCCAAGCGTATAAACAAAGTATATATTATTGCGAGAAAAGTTGCCGAGAATGGATCAGTTTAATGCATAGAAGTGAAAAATTGCCTTTATAGATAACATGGTTGTGTCCAATACATGGCATATGCCCAGACAACACTAAATGGGCAGTGCAATCAGTCACACCAAATGCTCAGCAGCATTTTGGCACCAAAAATAAACCAACATGACAGGGCACACATAATATATATTTCAGAGGTAACAAATGGCACACATAATATAGATAACTGAACCATCATATGGATTTCTAAAAGTAAGATGCTTGTGATAGTAATGGTTCGGTCATGATAGACGATTCAGATGACATGTCTTCCAAATGCCGAGGTAACAGAAGTTGTAACATGGAGAGAAACGATATGTACTGTCCATCTACGACATATGTCAATAGCAGTGTATCATATAACTTTGTGTGAACATCTCGCTCGCTCGGGTGTTGTGACGAAAGACCTGTTGATGGTGATCACATGCTCGATCCGTCTCGCCGATGTGGTAGGCCATGGCGAGCAAGCCTTGCCAAACTTGCTCGGGTGTTGTGATGTGAGGACCTGCCGATGGACATATCATGTCAGCAAAAGAATTCAGTGTGTTTTATTTATAGTGAGAATATAATTCAAGCATCGACCTTCTCATAGCTTATTAGTACAGCTCCACATGCCAGCCTAACAATCATCCTCGCCATCATAAATAAGTGGATCTCACCATTGCACTATGTCGGGCATCAAGGATCTATTTTTCTAAAACATCTCAATGTACACCTAGCATCAATTGGCCCAATAGTAGTACTGCAGATAAAATGTGCCACTGTTAGAGCATGCCCCTATTTTTTACTCTAGCCAACAAATGAGAAAATATGGTAGTTCATGTAGTCTTAGAGCTTACATTAAAGCAGACTTTATTTTGGTACATAACCATAATATGGTAGTTCATGTAGTCTTAGAGCTTACATTAAAACAGATTTTATTTTGGTACATAACCATAATATGGTAGTTCGTGCCAGAGTCTAATTCGGTCACCCAATGAGAATTGATATTTATAGAGAACCGCAATATTTCAATAATATAAGTACTTTGACTAACAATGAAGATTACAGTTACAACCATACCATTCTGAAAACCCATATAGACTAAAATATTTTAGTAGTGCGAGCAACACAAGTGGCAAAAAATCTGGAATGAGATGGCTACATAGTACTCCAATTTTTTTGAGTAGTGAATAGAAAAGACCATAGTACATGAAGACAGAGAAGCATGGAAACACATTTGTAAATTGGCAAACAGATCTTAGAGGCATATCCTTAATATTATCAATCAAAAGGTACATGGAACTGAAACTATACAAGAACATTTATATCCTAAGAGCTAGTTTCAGTTCCCATTAGATCTGAAACTCAACCAAACGCGAGATTCATGTCCAGAACAGCAAGCAGACTAACCAGATGTTTTCCCTGGACCTGCATTTCAATCGTTAAGGGGTAGGTATGCCTTTCTCCTCTCCGGCAGATGGTGATGTGTCCCCCACCATTGCGAGCCTCCTCGTCGCTGGCCTGCGTCGCTGCGAAGGAGTGGTGGCAGCGGTTGTACCTCGTGTTGATTGCCGAGGAGCAGCGGCTGCCAAAGTCCAGCTGCGAGACGACAAACGAATCAGGAAAAGACACACAATAGACAACAAGGAGATGACCGGACGAGAGCAGAGGAAAGACTACATGCAATTGTGAATAATTATTAAGGTTGTTCCAAATTCACTGAGACATGAAAAACTAGTACAGTAGTTTTTGATTTTCAGAAGACCTTGGTTATTTTCAGCTTTACATTACCAAGGAAACCTACATGTACCTACTCTATGGGCAACCAATAATA contains:
- the LOC109777895 gene encoding putative FBD-associated F-box protein At5g56560, yielding MHLRWGPRRRSPRLLARGGGLDLISDLPDDLLLLVLAGLPCVSAAARTEVLSRRWRSLWARLGQIVFSDVPFHSLEAVLGRLPRPIPVLSLLEIRFPNERLPWPIPEEHLVDAASVNSLLRAAARLEPEEFEFELPANLLDGPLIVDLPCFHRATSILLDLHPVGVILRVPAGVEFPALEELHLWACTVDIDALLSCSPRLRTLCLSNVYSDSDDDLVVSATVAVSSTSLQELVLRQTDWMDGVNIVAPVLKQLTVSFSATRLNPLSKRINKVYIIARKVAENGSV